One window from the genome of Pseudomonas fluorescens encodes:
- a CDS encoding XdhC family protein, translated as MDSVDLNVLRSVLEWRRAGQRVVLFTVVQTWGTAPRPPGAMLALREDGVVIGSVSGGCVEDDLIARLHDGRIPADGPPVQLITYGVTREEAARFGLPCGGTLRLTEERVGDPQWVAALLERCEAHEIVARELTLTSGNVVLAPASKTDALVFDGQVLRAIYGPRWRLLLIGAGQLSRYVAEMARLLDFEVLICDPRKEFVYGWEEQHGRFVSGMPDEAVLSIQTDERTAIVALTHDPRLDDMALLTALDSKAFYVGALGSRVNSQKRRDNLAQLGLSAEAIDRLHGPIGLHIGSHTPAEIALSLLAEIVAIKNGVELRQKKPL; from the coding sequence ATGGACAGCGTCGATCTGAATGTCCTGCGCAGCGTGCTCGAGTGGCGCCGCGCCGGGCAGCGGGTGGTGTTGTTCACTGTGGTCCAGACCTGGGGCACTGCGCCAAGACCGCCGGGGGCGATGCTGGCCCTGCGCGAAGATGGCGTGGTGATCGGTTCGGTGTCGGGCGGTTGTGTCGAGGATGACCTGATCGCCCGCCTGCACGACGGCCGTATTCCGGCGGACGGTCCGCCGGTGCAACTGATCACCTATGGCGTCACCCGAGAAGAAGCGGCGCGCTTTGGCCTGCCGTGCGGCGGCACCCTGCGCCTGACCGAAGAGCGGGTGGGCGATCCGCAGTGGGTCGCAGCGTTGCTGGAGCGCTGCGAAGCCCATGAAATCGTCGCCCGTGAGCTGACGCTGACCAGTGGCAACGTGGTCCTGGCCCCGGCCAGCAAGACCGACGCCCTGGTGTTCGATGGGCAGGTGTTGCGGGCCATTTACGGCCCGCGTTGGCGGTTGCTGCTGATCGGTGCCGGGCAATTGTCGCGCTACGTGGCGGAAATGGCCCGGCTACTGGACTTCGAAGTGCTGATTTGCGATCCGCGCAAGGAGTTCGTCTATGGTTGGGAAGAGCAGCATGGGCGCTTCGTCTCGGGGATGCCCGACGAAGCCGTGTTGAGCATCCAGACCGACGAGCGCACGGCCATTGTGGCGCTGACCCATGATCCACGCCTGGATGACATGGCGCTGCTCACGGCCCTGGACTCCAAGGCTTTTTATGTCGGCGCCCTGGGTTCGCGGGTCAACAGCCAGAAACGCCGGGACAACCTGGCTCAGCTAGGCTTGTCTGCGGAGGCGATTGACCGCTTGCATGGACCGATCGGCTTGCACATCGGCAGCCATACTCCGGCGGAAATCGCCTTGTCGCTGTTGGCCGAAATCGTGGCCATCAAGAATGGCGTGGAGCTGCGGCAGAAAAAACCGCTGTAA
- a CDS encoding nucleotidyltransferase family protein, translating into MSESIGVIILAAGTGSRFRQIAGPDKDKLLADCTGRDGAVRSVIEQVLVNLPASLEKRVLVTRKDRPQAIRMAQAYGCDFVELDSPGLGDSIAAGVQACPGLDGWLMVLGDMPFILPSSIEQVVAAIRADGISVPVLAGEYGHPVGFGRGFGPKLMALTGDRGAKVLFAGAQVVEVPVDDPGVTWDVDVPEALAFK; encoded by the coding sequence ATGAGCGAGTCGATTGGCGTGATCATCCTGGCGGCCGGAACGGGCAGCCGTTTTCGCCAGATTGCAGGCCCCGACAAGGATAAATTGCTTGCCGATTGCACCGGGCGTGACGGTGCCGTGCGCTCGGTGATCGAGCAGGTGCTGGTGAATCTGCCCGCCTCCCTGGAAAAGCGCGTGCTGGTGACGCGCAAGGATCGACCGCAAGCCATTCGCATGGCCCAGGCCTATGGCTGCGATTTTGTGGAGCTGGACTCCCCCGGCCTGGGCGACAGCATTGCCGCCGGTGTCCAGGCCTGTCCTGGGCTGGATGGTTGGCTGATGGTGCTGGGGGACATGCCCTTCATCCTGCCGTCGAGCATCGAGCAGGTGGTGGCGGCGATTCGCGCGGACGGCATCAGCGTGCCGGTCCTGGCCGGTGAGTACGGGCATCCGGTGGGGTTTGGTCGTGGGTTTGGGCCGAAACTGATGGCGCTGACCGGCGATCGCGGCGCCAAGGTATTGTTTGCCGGGGCGCAAGTGGTTGAAGTGCCGGTGGACGACCCTGGCGTGACGTGGGATGTCGATGTGCCAGAGGCACTGGCCTTCAAATAA